Proteins from a single region of Chrysemys picta bellii isolate R12L10 chromosome 25, ASM1138683v2, whole genome shotgun sequence:
- the DOT1L gene encoding histone-lysine N-methyltransferase, H3 lysine-79 specific isoform X23 gives MGKNMQNTHLQASPSFSGRLGCVLDAMCCLFHKSLASEQKHWKEVTSSQKNGKKELQTQGGRIVSSKPFAPLNFRINSRNLSDIGTIMRVVELSPLKGSVSWTGKPVSYYLHTIDRTILENYFSSLKNPKLREEQEAARRRQQRENKSNTTTPTKDSGAEEEKVGTNAVKKTSPSKARKKKLSKKGRKMAGRKRGRPKKMNTANTERKTKKNQTALELLHAQTVSQTPSSSPQDAYKSPHSPYYQLPPKVQRHSSNQLLVTPTPPALQKLLDSFKIQYMQFMAYMKTPQYKANLQQLLEQEKEKNAQLLGTAQQLFTHCQAQKEEIKRLFQQKLDELGVKALTYNDLIQAQKEISAHNQQLKEQTKQLEKDNSELRNQSLQLLKARCEELKLDWSTLSLESLLKEKQALKNQISEKQKHCLELQISIVELEKSQRQQELMQLKSYMPPDESLSVQLRNKNRLSREPEADHGRFQLELECSKFPMPHINGMSPELSMNGHATPYEIHNALSRPSSKQNTPQYMTSHLDQEIIPCTPNHSNRQKVDKTASLSLPDYTRFSPAKIALRRHLNQDHAVNGKATTNEIHQRADHVKENGLTYPSPGISNGIKLSPQETRPSSPAALPIAGEKVLRERTSASNGETITSLPISIPLSTVQPNKLPVSIPLASVVLPSRVEKVRSTPSPVHQNRDSSSTLEKQYGASSHNGISNAAGNKPLALATSGFSYSSGSMAVNGTLSNSPAHLNHSVDQAAADDSGSLFNSVGSRSSTPQYPSLLMMQSRNSGQNSPAHQHSASPKLNGASQSMVGVLQYVDAQKMFAEGTKGELQPDAAFSDPENEAKRRIIFTISPGTGSIKQSPSNKHSPLTASIRMDCGQAYMQDGKKRGRRKRSSTGNLNMNSGVSPKRKSLPTVAGLFTQPSGSPLNINSMVNNINQPLEITAISSPENSLKNSPVPYQDNDQPPVLKKEKPLIQTNGVHYSPLTSDEEQGSEDEHNSTRIERKIATISLESKSPQKTIENGGSLAGRRQAQTSENMNSSKWKSTFSPISDINLTKTTDSPLQAVSSLSQNSLFAFRPSSEDGMAIDAKIAAHTRKNITMSSSGTDGLSPNTNSTNGSMYNGGLTTDIGLHSFIDGASLPHKTSDVTTLNSSLGFQSQRSKDVGILETNPFLNKRQLEGLGSMKGEDLNRSGVKSKEISELTIRPGAASEKSSLQHNGKVGKGRDRDVEFKNGHNLFISAAAVSSGGLLNGKSLSTGVSSAGNPAPSVQTHHPFLNTLTTGSQFPLGPMALQANLNSVTNASVLQSLFNSMPAAASLVHVSSAATRLTNSHAMGNFSSGVTGGTVGGN, from the exons GAGGAACAAGAGGCAGCTAGACGTCGTCAGCAAAGAGAAAACAAGAGCAACACAACTACTCCAACGAAG GATTCTGGTGCTGAAGAAGAAAAAGTTGGGACAAATGCAGTTAAAAAGACATCCCCCTCCAAAGCACGCAAGAAAAAGCTGAGtaagaaaggaaggaaaatggCCGGGCGGAAGCGAGGGCGTCCCAAGAAAATGAACACTGCAAATACAGAGCGCAAGACCAAGAAGAACCAAACTGCACTAGAGCTTCTGCATGCTCAAACTGTGTCACAGAcaccctcatcctctcctcagg ATGCATACAAGTCACCTCATAGTCCATATTACCAACTACCTCCTAAAGTGCAACGGCATTCATCTAACCAACTGTTGGTGACTCCTACCCCACCTGCACTACAGAAGCTGCTAG ACTCTTTTAAGATCCAATACATGCAGTTCATGGCGTACATGAAAACTCCTCAGTACAAAGCAAACCTGCAACAGTTACTGGAGCAGGAAAAg GAAAAGAATGCTCAATTGCTGGGGACAGCACAACAGTTATTCACCCACTGCCAGGCACAGAAAGAGGAAATTAAACGTCTCTTTCAACAGAAACTCGATGAG TTGGGAGTTAAAGCTCTGACATATAATGACCTGATTCAGGCTCAGAAGGAGATCTCCGCTCACAACCAGCAGCTGAAGGAACAGACAAAGCAGCTGGAGAAAGATAACAGCGAACTCAGGAACCAGAGCTTGCAGCTG CTTAAAGCACGATGCGAAGAACTGAAGTTGGATTGGTCAACGCTGTCGTTGGAGAGCTTACTGAAGGAAAAGCAGGCACTGAAGAATCAGATTTCTGAGAAACAAAAGCACTGTTTGGAATTGCAG ATCAGCATTGTGGAGCTTGAGAAAAGTCAAAGGCAGCAGGAGCTCATGCAGCTGAAATCGTATATGCCTCCTGATGAGTCTCTGTCGGTTCAACTACGCAATAAAAACCGTTTAAGCCGTGAGCCCGAGGCTGATCACGGCAGATTCCAACTTGAGCTTGAGTGCTCTAAATTTCCTATGCCCCACATCAATGGCATGAGCCCTGAACTGTCCATGAATGGCCATGCTACTCCCTATGAAATCCATAATGCTCTTAGCAGGCCCTCTTCCAAGCAGAACACCCCTCAATACATGACCTCTCACCTGGACCAAGAAATAATTCCTTGCACCCCAAACCACAGCAACAGACAGAAGGTGGACAAGACAGCAAGCTTGTCCTTACCTGATTACACCAGGTTTTCCCCAGCTAAGATAGCCCTAAGGAGACACTTGAATCAGGACCATGCAGTCAATGGAAAAGCAACAACTAATGAGATACACCAGAG AGCTGACCATGTAAAAGAGAACGGCCTTACATATCCAAGCCCTGGCATTTCAAATGGCATAAAGCTGAGTCCTCAGGAAACTCGGCCCTCTTCCCCAGCGGCCTTACCGATTGCAGGCGAGAAG GTTTTGCGAGAGAGGACTTCTGCGAGTAATGGAGAAACTATCACCAGCCTACCTATCAGTATTCCTCTCAGCACGGTGCAGCCCAATAAACTCCCTGTTAGTATCCCTCTGGCCAGCGTAGTCCTACCTAGCCGTGTTGAGAAGGTG AGAAGCACACCTAGTCCAGTTCATCAGAATCGAGACTCGTCGTCAACACTTGAAAAACAGTATGGTGCTAGTTCTCATAATGGCATAAGCAATGCTGCTGGAAATAAGCCACTGGCTTTGGCTACCTCAG GTTTTTCATATTCTTCTGGCTCCATGGCAGTTAATGGAACTCTTTCAAACAGCCCCGCCCACCTTAACCATAGTGTTGATCAGGCAGCTGCGGACGACTCTGGGAGTTTGTTTAACTCGGTAGGGTCTCGGAGCTCCACTCCACAATACCCTTCTTTGCTAATGATGCAGTCACGGAACTCTGGGCAGAACTCCCCGGCTCACCAGCACTCAGCAAGCCCCAAGTTAAATGGTGCCTCCCAGAGCATGGTAGGGGTACTGCAGTACGTGGATGCTCAGAAGATGTTTGCCGAAGGAACAAAGGGGGAACTTCAGCCTGATGCCGCCTTTTCCGATCCTGAGAATGAGGCCAAGAGAAGAATCATCTTCACAATCTCTCCTGGTACAGGAAGTATAAAACAGTCTCCGTCTAACAAGCACAGTCCCCTGACAGCAAGCATTCGGATGGACTGTGGCCAAGCATACATGCAGGATGGGAAGAAACGAGGGCGAAGGAAGAGATCCTCCACAGGGAATCTAAACATGAACTCCGGGGTGTCCCCTAAACGCAAATCCTTACCAACTGTGGCTGGACTCTTCACTCAGCCTTCAGGCTCACCACTTAATATAAACTCAATG GTCAATAACATTAATCAGCCTTTAGAAATAACAGCCATTTCCTCCCCTGAAAACTCCCTGAAGAACTCTCCTGTTCCCTACCAGGACAATGACCAGCCTCCAGTGCTGAAGAAAGAGAAGCCCCTGATTCAGACCAACGGTGTTCATTACTCGCCACTGACTTCGGATGAAGAACAGGGATCGGAAGATGAGCACAATAgcaccag AATTGAGAGGAAAATTGCAACGATATCATTGGAAAGCAAATCTCCACAGAAGACTATTGAAAATG GTGGCAGTTTAGCTGGGAGGAGACAAGCACAAACCAGTGAGAACATGAATAGCAGTAAATGGAAGTCTACCTTTTCACCAATTTCTGACATCAACCTGACCAAAACTACCGATAGCCCATTGCAGGCTGTTTCATCTCTGAGCCAGAATTCCCTGTTTGCCTTTAGGCCGTCCTCTGAGGATGGCATGGCCATCGATGCCAAAATTGCAGCACACACACGGAAAAACATCACCATGTCCTCCTCTGGGACGGACGGACTCAGCCCCAATACAAACTCCACTAATGGATCCATGTATAACGGTGGACTGACCACAGACATCGGTTTACACAGCTTTATTGATGGTGCTTCTCTTCCTCATAAGACTTCAGATGTGACGACCCTCAACTCCTCTTTGGGTTTTCAGTCACAGAGGAGCAAAGATGTGGGGATTTTGGAGACAAACCCCTTTTTGAACAAGAGGCAGCTTGAAGGCCTAGGCAGCATGAAAGGAGAAGACTTAAACCGGTCAGGGGTCAAAAGTAAAGAGATCAGTGAATTAACCATTCGTCCAGGGGCGGCTTCTGAAAAAAGTTCCTTGCAGCACAATGGCAAGGTCGGCAAAGGACGGGACCGAGATGTGGAGTTTAAAAACGGCCACAACCTTTtcatttctgctgctgctgtatcTTCTGGTGGCCTTCTCAATGGCAAAAGCCTTTCCACTGGTGTCTCATCTGCAGGCAACCCAGCACCTTCTGTTCAGACGCATCATCCTTTCTTAAACACATTGACCACTGGATCGCAGTTCCCCCTGGGCCCCATGGCTTTGCAGGCAAACCTCAACTCGGTCACAAACGCCTCAGTATTGCAGTCCTTATTTAATTCCATGCCAGCTGCTGCCAGTCTGGTCCACGTGTCATCAGCTGCAACCAGACTGACTAACTCTCATGCTATGGGGAACTTCTCTTCTGGGGTTACAGGTGGAACAGTTGGAG GTAATTAG
- the DOT1L gene encoding histone-lysine N-methyltransferase, H3 lysine-79 specific isoform X24: MGKNMQNTHLQASPSFSGRLGCVLDAMCCLFHKSLASEQKHWKEVTSSQKNGKKELQTQGGRIVSSKPFAPLNFRINSRNLSDIGTIMRVVELSPLKGSVSWTGKPVSYYLHTIDRTILENYFSSLKNPKLREEQEAARRRQQRENKSNTTTPTKDSGAEEEKVGTNAVKKTSPSKARKKKLSKKGRKMAGRKRGRPKKMNTANTERKTKKNQTALELLHAQTVSQTPSSSPQDAYKSPHSPYYQLPPKVQRHSSNQLLVTPTPPALQKLLDSFKIQYMQFMAYMKTPQYKANLQQLLEQEKEKNAQLLGTAQQLFTHCQAQKEEIKRLFQQKLDELGVKALTYNDLIQAQKEISAHNQQLKEQTKQLEKDNSELRNQSLQLLKARCEELKLDWSTLSLESLLKEKQALKNQISEKQKHCLELQISIVELEKSQRQQELMQLKSYMPPDESLSVQLRNKNRLSREPEADHGRFQLELECSKFPMPHINGMSPELSMNGHATPYEIHNALSRPSSKQNTPQYMTSHLDQEIIPCTPNHSNRQKVDKTASLSLPDYTRFSPAKIALRRHLNQDHAVNGKATTNEIHQRADHVKENGLTYPSPGISNGIKLSPQETRPSSPAALPIAGEKVLRERTSASNGETITSLPISIPLSTVQPNKLPRSTPSPVHQNRDSSSTLEKQYGASSHNGISNAAGNKPLALATSGFSYSSGSMAVNGTLSNSPAHLNHSVDQAAADDSGSLFNSVGSRSSTPQYPSLLMMQSRNSGQNSPAHQHSASPKLNGASQSMVGVLQYVDAQKMFAEGTKGELQPDAAFSDPENEAKRRIIFTISPGTGSIKQSPSNKHSPLTASIRMDCGQAYMQDGKKRGRRKRSSTGNLNMNSGVSPKRKSLPTVAGLFTQPSGSPLNINSMVNNINQPLEITAISSPENSLKNSPVPYQDNDQPPVLKKEKPLIQTNGVHYSPLTSDEEQGSEDEHNSTRIERKIATISLESKSPQKTIENGGSLAGRRQAQTSENMNSSKWKSTFSPISDINLTKTTDSPLQAVSSLSQNSLFAFRPSSEDGMAIDAKIAAHTRKNITMSSSGTDGLSPNTNSTNGSMYNGGLTTDIGLHSFIDGASLPHKTSDVTTLNSSLGFQSQRSKDVGILETNPFLNKRQLEGLGSMKGEDLNRSGVKSKEISELTIRPGAASEKSSLQHNGKVGKGRDRDVEFKNGHNLFISAAAVSSGGLLNGKSLSTGVSSAGNPAPSVQTHHPFLNTLTTGSQFPLGPMALQANLNSVTNASVLQSLFNSMPAAASLVHVSSAATRLTNSHAMGNFSSGVTGGTVGGN; encoded by the exons GAGGAACAAGAGGCAGCTAGACGTCGTCAGCAAAGAGAAAACAAGAGCAACACAACTACTCCAACGAAG GATTCTGGTGCTGAAGAAGAAAAAGTTGGGACAAATGCAGTTAAAAAGACATCCCCCTCCAAAGCACGCAAGAAAAAGCTGAGtaagaaaggaaggaaaatggCCGGGCGGAAGCGAGGGCGTCCCAAGAAAATGAACACTGCAAATACAGAGCGCAAGACCAAGAAGAACCAAACTGCACTAGAGCTTCTGCATGCTCAAACTGTGTCACAGAcaccctcatcctctcctcagg ATGCATACAAGTCACCTCATAGTCCATATTACCAACTACCTCCTAAAGTGCAACGGCATTCATCTAACCAACTGTTGGTGACTCCTACCCCACCTGCACTACAGAAGCTGCTAG ACTCTTTTAAGATCCAATACATGCAGTTCATGGCGTACATGAAAACTCCTCAGTACAAAGCAAACCTGCAACAGTTACTGGAGCAGGAAAAg GAAAAGAATGCTCAATTGCTGGGGACAGCACAACAGTTATTCACCCACTGCCAGGCACAGAAAGAGGAAATTAAACGTCTCTTTCAACAGAAACTCGATGAG TTGGGAGTTAAAGCTCTGACATATAATGACCTGATTCAGGCTCAGAAGGAGATCTCCGCTCACAACCAGCAGCTGAAGGAACAGACAAAGCAGCTGGAGAAAGATAACAGCGAACTCAGGAACCAGAGCTTGCAGCTG CTTAAAGCACGATGCGAAGAACTGAAGTTGGATTGGTCAACGCTGTCGTTGGAGAGCTTACTGAAGGAAAAGCAGGCACTGAAGAATCAGATTTCTGAGAAACAAAAGCACTGTTTGGAATTGCAG ATCAGCATTGTGGAGCTTGAGAAAAGTCAAAGGCAGCAGGAGCTCATGCAGCTGAAATCGTATATGCCTCCTGATGAGTCTCTGTCGGTTCAACTACGCAATAAAAACCGTTTAAGCCGTGAGCCCGAGGCTGATCACGGCAGATTCCAACTTGAGCTTGAGTGCTCTAAATTTCCTATGCCCCACATCAATGGCATGAGCCCTGAACTGTCCATGAATGGCCATGCTACTCCCTATGAAATCCATAATGCTCTTAGCAGGCCCTCTTCCAAGCAGAACACCCCTCAATACATGACCTCTCACCTGGACCAAGAAATAATTCCTTGCACCCCAAACCACAGCAACAGACAGAAGGTGGACAAGACAGCAAGCTTGTCCTTACCTGATTACACCAGGTTTTCCCCAGCTAAGATAGCCCTAAGGAGACACTTGAATCAGGACCATGCAGTCAATGGAAAAGCAACAACTAATGAGATACACCAGAG AGCTGACCATGTAAAAGAGAACGGCCTTACATATCCAAGCCCTGGCATTTCAAATGGCATAAAGCTGAGTCCTCAGGAAACTCGGCCCTCTTCCCCAGCGGCCTTACCGATTGCAGGCGAGAAG GTTTTGCGAGAGAGGACTTCTGCGAGTAATGGAGAAACTATCACCAGCCTACCTATCAGTATTCCTCTCAGCACGGTGCAGCCCAATAAACTCCCT AGAAGCACACCTAGTCCAGTTCATCAGAATCGAGACTCGTCGTCAACACTTGAAAAACAGTATGGTGCTAGTTCTCATAATGGCATAAGCAATGCTGCTGGAAATAAGCCACTGGCTTTGGCTACCTCAG GTTTTTCATATTCTTCTGGCTCCATGGCAGTTAATGGAACTCTTTCAAACAGCCCCGCCCACCTTAACCATAGTGTTGATCAGGCAGCTGCGGACGACTCTGGGAGTTTGTTTAACTCGGTAGGGTCTCGGAGCTCCACTCCACAATACCCTTCTTTGCTAATGATGCAGTCACGGAACTCTGGGCAGAACTCCCCGGCTCACCAGCACTCAGCAAGCCCCAAGTTAAATGGTGCCTCCCAGAGCATGGTAGGGGTACTGCAGTACGTGGATGCTCAGAAGATGTTTGCCGAAGGAACAAAGGGGGAACTTCAGCCTGATGCCGCCTTTTCCGATCCTGAGAATGAGGCCAAGAGAAGAATCATCTTCACAATCTCTCCTGGTACAGGAAGTATAAAACAGTCTCCGTCTAACAAGCACAGTCCCCTGACAGCAAGCATTCGGATGGACTGTGGCCAAGCATACATGCAGGATGGGAAGAAACGAGGGCGAAGGAAGAGATCCTCCACAGGGAATCTAAACATGAACTCCGGGGTGTCCCCTAAACGCAAATCCTTACCAACTGTGGCTGGACTCTTCACTCAGCCTTCAGGCTCACCACTTAATATAAACTCAATG GTCAATAACATTAATCAGCCTTTAGAAATAACAGCCATTTCCTCCCCTGAAAACTCCCTGAAGAACTCTCCTGTTCCCTACCAGGACAATGACCAGCCTCCAGTGCTGAAGAAAGAGAAGCCCCTGATTCAGACCAACGGTGTTCATTACTCGCCACTGACTTCGGATGAAGAACAGGGATCGGAAGATGAGCACAATAgcaccag AATTGAGAGGAAAATTGCAACGATATCATTGGAAAGCAAATCTCCACAGAAGACTATTGAAAATG GTGGCAGTTTAGCTGGGAGGAGACAAGCACAAACCAGTGAGAACATGAATAGCAGTAAATGGAAGTCTACCTTTTCACCAATTTCTGACATCAACCTGACCAAAACTACCGATAGCCCATTGCAGGCTGTTTCATCTCTGAGCCAGAATTCCCTGTTTGCCTTTAGGCCGTCCTCTGAGGATGGCATGGCCATCGATGCCAAAATTGCAGCACACACACGGAAAAACATCACCATGTCCTCCTCTGGGACGGACGGACTCAGCCCCAATACAAACTCCACTAATGGATCCATGTATAACGGTGGACTGACCACAGACATCGGTTTACACAGCTTTATTGATGGTGCTTCTCTTCCTCATAAGACTTCAGATGTGACGACCCTCAACTCCTCTTTGGGTTTTCAGTCACAGAGGAGCAAAGATGTGGGGATTTTGGAGACAAACCCCTTTTTGAACAAGAGGCAGCTTGAAGGCCTAGGCAGCATGAAAGGAGAAGACTTAAACCGGTCAGGGGTCAAAAGTAAAGAGATCAGTGAATTAACCATTCGTCCAGGGGCGGCTTCTGAAAAAAGTTCCTTGCAGCACAATGGCAAGGTCGGCAAAGGACGGGACCGAGATGTGGAGTTTAAAAACGGCCACAACCTTTtcatttctgctgctgctgtatcTTCTGGTGGCCTTCTCAATGGCAAAAGCCTTTCCACTGGTGTCTCATCTGCAGGCAACCCAGCACCTTCTGTTCAGACGCATCATCCTTTCTTAAACACATTGACCACTGGATCGCAGTTCCCCCTGGGCCCCATGGCTTTGCAGGCAAACCTCAACTCGGTCACAAACGCCTCAGTATTGCAGTCCTTATTTAATTCCATGCCAGCTGCTGCCAGTCTGGTCCACGTGTCATCAGCTGCAACCAGACTGACTAACTCTCATGCTATGGGGAACTTCTCTTCTGGGGTTACAGGTGGAACAGTTGGAG GTAATTAG